The proteins below are encoded in one region of Periplaneta americana isolate PAMFEO1 chromosome 11, P.americana_PAMFEO1_priV1, whole genome shotgun sequence:
- the LOC138709247 gene encoding uncharacterized protein isoform X1: MNFGIFCYFNSAHYVLLYLLQQYRYSQYMEIMPYTQVVGGKLPGKQVPNQNVTQTLTEEQEIQIFCKQMLINRLFLGHYQERRFVEPLGSYRDVVVLSTPEYDLKKDLDVVRRRLKNFKKFSEKWIGITGPDFVGAPAGHALWVKLHNLPFGHYWFQIKQVKFVEDIEMIVRLKCVRAVDAGSVNETKMSSEKIRGSTQESDELVSSSNDDDITWERLKKSWKKNTEEMGIALSSILTVHNMKEVICFTSVFIVACVTGLFHSVRYIGDYSIRFMRESSIFIQASTPIFIAVIDFFSKCVGGLYLLIAMLWRGTPIQPRPMMDTKQRALPMPPNMHYRPPNMPYRHR, encoded by the exons ATGAACTTCGGCATATTTTGTTACTTCAACAGTGCCCATTACGTACTTTTG TACCTACTGCAGCAGTACCGGTACAGCCAGTATATGGAAATAATGCCATATACTCAGGTAGTGGGAGGAAAACTCCCAGGAAAGCAAGTACCTAATCAAAATGTAACCCAAACACTCACAGAAGAACAAGAAATCCAGATATTCTGTAAACAGATGCTAATAAACAGACTTTTCTTAGGACACTACCAAGAAAGGCGTTTCGTAGAACCTTTGGGATCTTACAG AGATGTTGTGGTTTTATCTACACCAGAGTATGACTTGAAGAAAGATTTAGATGTTGTCAGAAGGAGACTGAAGAACTTCAAAAAGTTTTCAGAAAAGTGGATTGGAATTACAG GACCAGACTTCGTTGGAGCACCTGCAGGGCATGCTTTGTGGGTGAAGTTGCATAACTTACCATTTGGACATTACTGGTTCCAGATTAAGCAGGTCAAGTTTGTTGAAGACATTGAAATGATTGTACGACTCAAATGTGTAAG GGCTGTTGATGCAGGATCTGTAAATGAGACTAAGATGTCATCAGAGAAGATCAGGGGAAGTACCCAAGAAAGTGACGAACTCGTATCTtcaagtaatgatgatgatatcacATGGGAAAGACTGAAGAAGAGTTGGAAGAAGAATACTGAAGAAATGGGCATTGCTCTTTCTTCTATCTTGACAGTACATAATATGAAAGAAGTAATCTGTTTTACATCTGTCTTCATTGTAGCTTGTGTGACTGGGCTTTTCCACTCTGTTAGGTACATTGGAGATTATTCCATACGATTTATGAGAGAGAGCTCTATTTTCATACAGGCAAGTACACCTATCTTCATAGCTGTGATTGATTTCTTTAGCAAATGTGTTGGTGGATTATACCTTCTCATTGCCATGTTATGGAGAGGCACTCCAATCCAACCACGGCCAATGATGGACACAAAACAGAGAGCTCTTCCCATGCCACCTAATATGCATTACAGACCACCTAATATGCCTTACAGACATAGGTAA
- the LOC138709247 gene encoding uncharacterized protein isoform X2, giving the protein MEIMPYTQVVGGKLPGKQVPNQNVTQTLTEEQEIQIFCKQMLINRLFLGHYQERRFVEPLGSYRDVVVLSTPEYDLKKDLDVVRRRLKNFKKFSEKWIGITGPDFVGAPAGHALWVKLHNLPFGHYWFQIKQVKFVEDIEMIVRLKCVRAVDAGSVNETKMSSEKIRGSTQESDELVSSSNDDDITWERLKKSWKKNTEEMGIALSSILTVHNMKEVICFTSVFIVACVTGLFHSVRYIGDYSIRFMRESSIFIQASTPIFIAVIDFFSKCVGGLYLLIAMLWRGTPIQPRPMMDTKQRALPMPPNMHYRPPNMPYRHR; this is encoded by the exons ATGGAAATAATGCCATATACTCAGGTAGTGGGAGGAAAACTCCCAGGAAAGCAAGTACCTAATCAAAATGTAACCCAAACACTCACAGAAGAACAAGAAATCCAGATATTCTGTAAACAGATGCTAATAAACAGACTTTTCTTAGGACACTACCAAGAAAGGCGTTTCGTAGAACCTTTGGGATCTTACAG AGATGTTGTGGTTTTATCTACACCAGAGTATGACTTGAAGAAAGATTTAGATGTTGTCAGAAGGAGACTGAAGAACTTCAAAAAGTTTTCAGAAAAGTGGATTGGAATTACAG GACCAGACTTCGTTGGAGCACCTGCAGGGCATGCTTTGTGGGTGAAGTTGCATAACTTACCATTTGGACATTACTGGTTCCAGATTAAGCAGGTCAAGTTTGTTGAAGACATTGAAATGATTGTACGACTCAAATGTGTAAG GGCTGTTGATGCAGGATCTGTAAATGAGACTAAGATGTCATCAGAGAAGATCAGGGGAAGTACCCAAGAAAGTGACGAACTCGTATCTtcaagtaatgatgatgatatcacATGGGAAAGACTGAAGAAGAGTTGGAAGAAGAATACTGAAGAAATGGGCATTGCTCTTTCTTCTATCTTGACAGTACATAATATGAAAGAAGTAATCTGTTTTACATCTGTCTTCATTGTAGCTTGTGTGACTGGGCTTTTCCACTCTGTTAGGTACATTGGAGATTATTCCATACGATTTATGAGAGAGAGCTCTATTTTCATACAGGCAAGTACACCTATCTTCATAGCTGTGATTGATTTCTTTAGCAAATGTGTTGGTGGATTATACCTTCTCATTGCCATGTTATGGAGAGGCACTCCAATCCAACCACGGCCAATGATGGACACAAAACAGAGAGCTCTTCCCATGCCACCTAATATGCATTACAGACCACCTAATATGCCTTACAGACATAGGTAA